The following are encoded together in the Brassica napus cultivar Da-Ae chromosome A9, Da-Ae, whole genome shotgun sequence genome:
- the LOC106360948 gene encoding N6-adenosine-methyltransferase non-catalytic subunit MTB-like isoform X2: MKKKSEESSLEKLSTWYEDGEQEGGERSEKRRLSAKASELESSRSKIKEDNKALDDYHDRDSKSSDKRESGGRDRTHGSSSDSSKRRRWDEAAAAAAPDSERGDHNKSSKVSDSVGNECGDGRKSERSMKSSSREEKGKTRGIKEDDRDSPLKKGEVGRSSRSKTPDRSGRRHQESEHSEADYDKDKYSRSRGRDEGWSDRDRDRDQEGWKRRHSSSSDKDQKDDRGREREYPRQGRERSEGERSHGRLGGRKDGNRGEAVKALSSGGVSNENYDVIEIQTKPLDGVMNFAQQPPKKPDEDWGYNQENKTYGEDSRDEAGEASSDYSGAKARNQRGATPSRTNFMQTTPNRGPQTPQGGMKGNRPARGGRGRGGGGRDNQQGAIQLPIMGPPFANLGMPPPSPIHSLTPGMSPIPGAPVFMPPFPPALVWPGARGVDGNMLPVNPVLSPLPPGPSGPRFPSIGTPPNPNMFFNPPGSERGGGGPPNFSGSTFNVPGPMGRGMPSSDKNAGGWVPPPRGGGPPGKAPSRGEQNDYSQNFVDTGMRPQNFIRELELTNVEDYPKLRELIQKKDEIVSNSASAPMYLKGDLHELELSPELFGTKFDVILVDPPWEEYVHRAPGVSDTMEYWSFEDIINLKIEAIADTPSFVFLWVGDGVGLEQGRQCLKKWGFRRCEDICWVKTNKSSAAPTLRHDSRTVFQRSKEHCLMGIKGTVRRSTDGHIIHANIDTDVIIAEEPPYGSTQKPEDMYRIIEHFALGRRRLELFGEDHNIRAGWLTVGKGLSSSNFESQAFVRNFADKDGKVWQGGGGRNPPPDAPHLVVTTPDIESLRPKSPMKNQQQQSYTPSLASSANNSNRRTTGNSPQANPNVVVLHQEASGSNFSVPPPHWAPSPATAPPPMESFRVPEGANNNPRPPEDKTFDMYGFS; the protein is encoded by the exons ATGAAGAAGAAATCAGAAGAGAGTTCGTTAGAAAAGCTGAGTACTTGGTATGAAGACGGAGAGCAGGAAGGTGGAGAGAGAAGCGAGAAGAGAAGGTTGAGTGCAAAAGCATCGGAACTTGAGAGTTCCCGAAGTAAAATCAAGGAAGACAACAAGGCTCTTGATGATTATCACGATCGCGATTCCAAGAGTTCCGACAAAAGAGAAAGCGGTGGTCGGGATCGGACTCACGGTTCTTCTTCTGATTCGAGCAAGAGGAGGAGATGGGACgaagctgctgctgctgctgctcccGACAGCGAAAGAGGGGATCACAACAAAAGCAGTAAGGTTTCTGATTCTGTCGGTAATGAATGTGGTGATGGTAGAAAGTCTGAGAGAAGTATGAAATCGAGTAGCAGAGAGGAGAAGGGTAAGACACGTGGCATTAAGGAAGATGATAGAGATAGTCCTCTTAAGAAAGGGGAAGTTGGTCGGTCTAGCAGGTCTAAGACACCAGACAGAAGTGGAAGGCGTCATCAAGAATCAGAACATTCAGAGGCAGACTATGACAAGGACAAATATAGCCGATCCAGAGGAAGAGATGAGGGATGGTCTGATAGAGACAGAGACAGGGATCAAGAAGGTTGGAAGAGAAGACATTCTAGTAGCAGTGATAAAGATCAGAAAGATGATCGTGGCAGGGAACGGGAGTATCCAAGGCAAGGACGTGAAAGGAGTGAAGGCGAGAGGTCACATGGTCGTTTGGGTGGTAGGAAAGATGGAAACAGGGGTGAGGCTGTTAAGGCTTTGTCAAGTGGCGGCGTTTCAAACGAGAATTATGATGTGATtgagattcaaaccaaaccgcTTGATGGGGTAATGAACTTTGCTCAGCAACCTCCCAAGAAGCCTGATGAAGATTGGGGTTACAaccaagaaaacaaaacttatGGTGAGGATTCGAGAGACGAAGCTGGTGAAGCTAGCTCTGATTACTCAGGAGCTAAAGCAAGAAACCAGAGAGGTGCAACACCTAGTCGGACCAATTTCATGCAAACAACGCCTAACCGAGGTCCGCAGACTCCACAAGGCGGCATGAAAGGGAACAGACCCGCAAGgggtggaagaggaagaggtgGTGGTGGCAGAGATAACCAACAAGGTGCTATTCAATTGCCTATCATGGGGCCGCCATTTGCGAACCTTGGAATGCCACCACCTAGTCCCATTCACTCTCTTACCCCTGGCATGTCTCCGATTCCCGGGGCTCCTGTTTTCATGCCTCCATTTCCCCCAGCTCTTGTCTGGCCTGGTGCACGAGGAGTCGATGGCAATATGTTACCTGTGAACCCTGTCCTCTCACCGCTTCCCCCTGGACCATCAGGCCCGAGATTTCCTTCGATTGGCACTCCGCCAAACCCCAACATGTTCTTTAACCCACCAGGTTCtgaaagaggaggaggaggcccTCCCAACTTCTCCGGGTCTACATTCAATGTTCCTGGACCAATGGGACGTGGGATGCCTTCTTCTGATAAGAATGCAGGGGGATGGGTTCCTCCTCCTCGAGGTGGTGGACCTCCTGGGAAAGCTCCTTCAAGAGGAGAGCAAAATGACTATTCCCAGAACTTTGTGGATACTGGAATGCGTCCCCAGAATTTCATCCGAGAGCTGGAGCTTACCAATGTAGAAGACTATCCCAAGCTTAGGGAGCTCATTCAGAAGAAAGACGAGATTGTATCTAATTCCGCCTCTGCACCAATGTATTTGAAAGGCGACTTGCATGAACTTGAGTTATCTCCCGAGCTGTTTGGAACAAAGTTTGATGTTATTCTTGTCGATCCACCGTGGGAGGAATATGTCCATAGAGCTCCTGGTGTTTCTGATACTATGGAGTATTGGTCATTTGAGGACATCATCAATCTTAAGATTGAG GCAATAGCTGACACTCCCTCCTTTGTCTTCCTTTGGGTTGGTGATGGTGTTGGGCTAGAGCAAGGGCGCCAATGCCTGAAGAAG TGGGGTTTCAGAAGGTGCGAAGACATTTGCTGGGTGAAGACCAACAAAAGTAGTGCAGCACCAACATTGCGCCACGATTCGCGTACTGTGTTTCAGCGCTCCAAG GAGCACTGCTTGATGGGGATAAAGGGTACTGTTCGACGTAGCACTGATGGACATATTATCCATGCTAACATTGACACTGATGTGATTATTGCTGAAGAGCCTCCCTACG GTTCGACTCAAAAGCCTGAAGATATGTATAGGATAATAGAGCATTTTGCACTTGGTCGCCGAAGGCTTGAGCTTTTTGGCGAAGATCACAATATTCGAGCTGGCTGGCTTACTGTTGGAAAAGGCCTTTCTTCCTCAAACTTCGAAtcacaa GCTTTTGTGAGGAACTTTGCGGACAAGGATGGTAAAGTGTGGCAAGGGGGAGGAGGAAGGAATCCGCCTCCAGACGCACCGCATCTAGTTGTGACAACTCCTGATATCGAATCTCTGCGGCCCAAATCACCAATGAAGAATCAGCAACAACAATCATACACACCGTCTCTGGCCTCCTCTGCAAATAACTCAAACCGAAGAACCACAGGGAACTCACCACAAGCAAATCCTAATGTTGTTGTCTTACATCAAGAGGCTTCTGGTTCTAACTTCTCTGTTCCTCCTCCACACTGGGCCCCATCTCCCGCTACAGCTCCTCCACCGATGGAGAGCTTTAGAGTGCCTGAAGGTGCCAACAACAACCCGAGACCACCCGAGGACAAGACTTTTGACATGTACGGATTCAGTtga
- the LOC106360948 gene encoding N6-adenosine-methyltransferase non-catalytic subunit MTB-like isoform X1 yields MKKKSEESSLEKLSTWYEDGEQEGGERSEKRRLSAKASELESSRSKIKEDNKALDDYHDRDSKSSDKRESGGRDRTHGSSSDSSKRRRWDEAAAAAAPDSERGDHNKSSKVSDSVGNECGDGRKSERSMKSSSREEKGKTRGIKEDDRDSPLKKGEVGRSSRSKTPDRSGRRHQESEHSEADYDKDKYSRSRGRDEGWSDRDRDRDQEGWKRRHSSSSDKDQKDDRGREREYPRQGRERSEGERSHGRLGGRKDGNRGEAVKALSSGGVSNENYDVIEIQTKPLDGVMNFAQQPPKKPDEDWGYNQENKTYGEDSRDEAGEASSDYSGAKARNQRGATPSRTNFMQTTPNRGPQTPQGGMKGNRPARGGRGRGGGGRDNQQGAIQLPIMGPPFANLGMPPPSPIHSLTPGMSPIPGAPVFMPPFPPALVWPGARGVDGNMLPVNPVLSPLPPGPSGPRFPSIGTPPNPNMFFNPPGSERGGGGPPNFSGSTFNVPGPMGRGMPSSDKNAGGWVPPPRGGGPPGKAPSRGEQNDYSQNFVDTGMRPQNFIRELELTNVEDYPKLRELIQKKDEIVSNSASAPMYLKGDLHELELSPELFGTKFDVILVDPPWEEYVHRAPGVSDTMEYWSFEDIINLKIEAIADTPSFVFLWVGDGVGLEQGRQCLKKWGFRRCEDICWVKTNKSSAAPTLRHDSRTVFQRSKEHCLMGIKGTVRRSTDGHIIHANIDTDVIIAEEPPYVAGSTQKPEDMYRIIEHFALGRRRLELFGEDHNIRAGWLTVGKGLSSSNFESQAFVRNFADKDGKVWQGGGGRNPPPDAPHLVVTTPDIESLRPKSPMKNQQQQSYTPSLASSANNSNRRTTGNSPQANPNVVVLHQEASGSNFSVPPPHWAPSPATAPPPMESFRVPEGANNNPRPPEDKTFDMYGFS; encoded by the exons ATGAAGAAGAAATCAGAAGAGAGTTCGTTAGAAAAGCTGAGTACTTGGTATGAAGACGGAGAGCAGGAAGGTGGAGAGAGAAGCGAGAAGAGAAGGTTGAGTGCAAAAGCATCGGAACTTGAGAGTTCCCGAAGTAAAATCAAGGAAGACAACAAGGCTCTTGATGATTATCACGATCGCGATTCCAAGAGTTCCGACAAAAGAGAAAGCGGTGGTCGGGATCGGACTCACGGTTCTTCTTCTGATTCGAGCAAGAGGAGGAGATGGGACgaagctgctgctgctgctgctcccGACAGCGAAAGAGGGGATCACAACAAAAGCAGTAAGGTTTCTGATTCTGTCGGTAATGAATGTGGTGATGGTAGAAAGTCTGAGAGAAGTATGAAATCGAGTAGCAGAGAGGAGAAGGGTAAGACACGTGGCATTAAGGAAGATGATAGAGATAGTCCTCTTAAGAAAGGGGAAGTTGGTCGGTCTAGCAGGTCTAAGACACCAGACAGAAGTGGAAGGCGTCATCAAGAATCAGAACATTCAGAGGCAGACTATGACAAGGACAAATATAGCCGATCCAGAGGAAGAGATGAGGGATGGTCTGATAGAGACAGAGACAGGGATCAAGAAGGTTGGAAGAGAAGACATTCTAGTAGCAGTGATAAAGATCAGAAAGATGATCGTGGCAGGGAACGGGAGTATCCAAGGCAAGGACGTGAAAGGAGTGAAGGCGAGAGGTCACATGGTCGTTTGGGTGGTAGGAAAGATGGAAACAGGGGTGAGGCTGTTAAGGCTTTGTCAAGTGGCGGCGTTTCAAACGAGAATTATGATGTGATtgagattcaaaccaaaccgcTTGATGGGGTAATGAACTTTGCTCAGCAACCTCCCAAGAAGCCTGATGAAGATTGGGGTTACAaccaagaaaacaaaacttatGGTGAGGATTCGAGAGACGAAGCTGGTGAAGCTAGCTCTGATTACTCAGGAGCTAAAGCAAGAAACCAGAGAGGTGCAACACCTAGTCGGACCAATTTCATGCAAACAACGCCTAACCGAGGTCCGCAGACTCCACAAGGCGGCATGAAAGGGAACAGACCCGCAAGgggtggaagaggaagaggtgGTGGTGGCAGAGATAACCAACAAGGTGCTATTCAATTGCCTATCATGGGGCCGCCATTTGCGAACCTTGGAATGCCACCACCTAGTCCCATTCACTCTCTTACCCCTGGCATGTCTCCGATTCCCGGGGCTCCTGTTTTCATGCCTCCATTTCCCCCAGCTCTTGTCTGGCCTGGTGCACGAGGAGTCGATGGCAATATGTTACCTGTGAACCCTGTCCTCTCACCGCTTCCCCCTGGACCATCAGGCCCGAGATTTCCTTCGATTGGCACTCCGCCAAACCCCAACATGTTCTTTAACCCACCAGGTTCtgaaagaggaggaggaggcccTCCCAACTTCTCCGGGTCTACATTCAATGTTCCTGGACCAATGGGACGTGGGATGCCTTCTTCTGATAAGAATGCAGGGGGATGGGTTCCTCCTCCTCGAGGTGGTGGACCTCCTGGGAAAGCTCCTTCAAGAGGAGAGCAAAATGACTATTCCCAGAACTTTGTGGATACTGGAATGCGTCCCCAGAATTTCATCCGAGAGCTGGAGCTTACCAATGTAGAAGACTATCCCAAGCTTAGGGAGCTCATTCAGAAGAAAGACGAGATTGTATCTAATTCCGCCTCTGCACCAATGTATTTGAAAGGCGACTTGCATGAACTTGAGTTATCTCCCGAGCTGTTTGGAACAAAGTTTGATGTTATTCTTGTCGATCCACCGTGGGAGGAATATGTCCATAGAGCTCCTGGTGTTTCTGATACTATGGAGTATTGGTCATTTGAGGACATCATCAATCTTAAGATTGAG GCAATAGCTGACACTCCCTCCTTTGTCTTCCTTTGGGTTGGTGATGGTGTTGGGCTAGAGCAAGGGCGCCAATGCCTGAAGAAG TGGGGTTTCAGAAGGTGCGAAGACATTTGCTGGGTGAAGACCAACAAAAGTAGTGCAGCACCAACATTGCGCCACGATTCGCGTACTGTGTTTCAGCGCTCCAAG GAGCACTGCTTGATGGGGATAAAGGGTACTGTTCGACGTAGCACTGATGGACATATTATCCATGCTAACATTGACACTGATGTGATTATTGCTGAAGAGCCTCCCTACG TTGCAGGTTCGACTCAAAAGCCTGAAGATATGTATAGGATAATAGAGCATTTTGCACTTGGTCGCCGAAGGCTTGAGCTTTTTGGCGAAGATCACAATATTCGAGCTGGCTGGCTTACTGTTGGAAAAGGCCTTTCTTCCTCAAACTTCGAAtcacaa GCTTTTGTGAGGAACTTTGCGGACAAGGATGGTAAAGTGTGGCAAGGGGGAGGAGGAAGGAATCCGCCTCCAGACGCACCGCATCTAGTTGTGACAACTCCTGATATCGAATCTCTGCGGCCCAAATCACCAATGAAGAATCAGCAACAACAATCATACACACCGTCTCTGGCCTCCTCTGCAAATAACTCAAACCGAAGAACCACAGGGAACTCACCACAAGCAAATCCTAATGTTGTTGTCTTACATCAAGAGGCTTCTGGTTCTAACTTCTCTGTTCCTCCTCCACACTGGGCCCCATCTCCCGCTACAGCTCCTCCACCGATGGAGAGCTTTAGAGTGCCTGAAGGTGCCAACAACAACCCGAGACCACCCGAGGACAAGACTTTTGACATGTACGGATTCAGTtga